In the genome of bacterium, one region contains:
- a CDS encoding phosphoglycerate kinase — MKFRSIEELELKGKRVFVRVDFNVPLDSEGRITDDTRIKSALPTLEHALKKGARLIVASHLGRPKGKPDPRYSMAPCARRLAELLNRRVELAPDCVGPQVEKMVSQMAQGDVLMLENLRFHPGEEANEEAFAQSLARLADVFVNDGFAVAHRANASVEAITRFSRECAAGLLMKKELESFSRALENPARPLVAILGGGKVADKLGAVQRLLKVADKVILGGALAYTFLKAEGLETGGSLVESELLPLARRMMRRARKKGLKLYLPVDCVLAQERSAQSPVMIRPVQEIPAGWMALDIGPASVALFTEALADAKTIVWNGPMGVYELEPFSKGTRELVRAVARSKAFSILGGGDLDAAVHQSGQVRGISYISTGGGAFVELVEGKKLPGVEALIRCSRQRRN, encoded by the coding sequence ATGAAGTTCAGAAGCATTGAGGAGTTGGAGCTCAAGGGAAAGAGGGTCTTTGTACGGGTGGATTTCAATGTGCCTTTGGACTCCGAGGGAAGAATCACGGACGACACACGCATAAAAAGCGCCCTTCCCACCCTGGAGCACGCCCTTAAAAAGGGAGCCAGGCTCATAGTGGCATCCCATTTGGGAAGGCCCAAAGGGAAGCCTGACCCCAGGTACTCCATGGCACCCTGTGCCAGACGTCTGGCAGAGCTATTGAATCGTAGGGTGGAGCTGGCTCCGGACTGTGTGGGTCCCCAGGTGGAGAAAATGGTGAGTCAGATGGCTCAAGGCGATGTGCTCATGTTGGAAAACCTTAGGTTCCACCCCGGGGAAGAGGCCAATGAGGAAGCTTTCGCTCAATCCTTGGCCAGGCTTGCGGATGTCTTTGTAAATGACGGTTTTGCCGTGGCCCACAGGGCCAATGCCTCGGTAGAGGCCATAACCCGCTTTTCTAGGGAATGTGCGGCCGGGCTCCTAATGAAAAAGGAGTTGGAATCCTTCTCCAGGGCCTTGGAGAACCCTGCTAGGCCGCTGGTGGCCATACTGGGAGGCGGCAAGGTGGCCGACAAGCTTGGAGCTGTCCAGAGGCTCCTCAAGGTAGCCGACAAGGTGATCCTGGGAGGTGCGCTGGCTTATACTTTTTTGAAGGCTGAAGGCCTTGAGACAGGTGGCTCTTTGGTGGAGTCTGAGCTGCTGCCCCTGGCAAGGCGAATGATGAGAAGGGCCAGGAAAAAGGGACTCAAATTATATCTTCCCGTTGACTGCGTATTGGCACAGGAACGCTCGGCCCAGAGCCCTGTAATGATAAGACCGGTTCAGGAGATACCGGCAGGATGGATGGCCCTGGATATAGGCCCGGCGTCTGTGGCGCTTTTTACAGAGGCACTGGCAGATGCCAAGACCATAGTTTGGAACGGGCCCATGGGAGTTTACGAGTTGGAGCCTTTCAGCAAGGGGACAAGGGAACTGGTGAGGGCCGTGGCGCGAAGTAAGGCCTTCAGCATACTGGGTGGGGGCGATCTGGATGCTGCGGTGCATCAAAGCGGTCAGGTAAGAGGCATTTCTTACATCTCCACAGGAGGGGGCGCCTTCGTAGAACTCGTGGAGGGGAAAAAACTTCCCGGCGTGGAGGCTCTTATCCG
- the gap gene encoding type I glyceraldehyde-3-phosphate dehydrogenase, translated as MSIRIGINGFGRIGRTVFRAALLDPEFSDLEIVAINDLTDNGTLAHLLKYDSVMGILKHDIKATEKGLIVDGRMVVVYEQKDPAAIPWKDHGVQYVVESTGKFTDAQKARAHLDAGVERVIITAPAKNEDVTVVMGVNEDDYDPSKHHIVSNASCTTNCLAPVAKVLLNRFGIVRGLMTTVHAYTNDQQLLDFPHKDLRRARAAALSMIPTKTGAASAVALVIPELKGKFDGLAVRVPTPNVSLVDLVVEVEQDTTAKEVNDALKEACNRYLGYTDEPLVSVDFQGDSRSSIVDGQSTRVLGRMVKVMAWYDNEWGYSNRVLDLIKHMHSRRPM; from the coding sequence ATGTCTATTCGAATTGGAATCAATGGGTTCGGAAGAATCGGAAGGACGGTCTTCAGGGCTGCTTTGCTGGACCCGGAGTTCTCTGATCTGGAGATCGTGGCCATAAACGATCTCACAGACAACGGGACGCTGGCCCACCTTCTCAAGTACGATTCGGTGATGGGCATCTTGAAACACGACATAAAGGCCACCGAAAAAGGTCTCATAGTAGACGGGCGCATGGTGGTGGTTTACGAGCAAAAAGATCCTGCAGCGATTCCCTGGAAAGACCATGGGGTCCAGTATGTGGTCGAGTCCACAGGGAAGTTTACCGATGCCCAGAAGGCCAGGGCTCACCTGGATGCCGGGGTGGAAAGGGTGATAATAACTGCTCCGGCAAAGAACGAGGATGTGACCGTGGTCATGGGAGTAAACGAAGATGATTATGACCCCTCCAAGCACCACATAGTGTCCAATGCTTCCTGCACCACCAACTGTCTGGCACCGGTGGCAAAGGTCTTGCTAAACCGATTCGGTATAGTGCGCGGCCTCATGACTACGGTTCATGCATATACCAACGACCAGCAACTGTTGGATTTCCCTCACAAGGACCTCAGAAGAGCCAGGGCTGCGGCCCTCTCCATGATTCCCACCAAGACTGGGGCAGCCTCTGCAGTGGCCCTGGTAATCCCGGAACTCAAGGGTAAGTTTGACGGTCTGGCAGTGAGGGTGCCCACTCCCAATGTCTCCTTGGTGGACCTGGTGGTGGAGGTGGAGCAGGATACCACTGCCAAAGAGGTCAACGATGCCCTCAAAGAGGCCTGCAACAGGTACCTGGGCTATACGGATGAACCTCTTGTGTCCGTGGATTTCCAGGGTGACAGCCGCTCTTCCATAGTGGATGGGCAATCCACGCGGGTTTTGGGTCGCATGGTGAAAGTCATGGCCTGGTATGATAACGAGTGGGGTTATTCCAACAGGGTCTTAGACTTGATCAAGCATATGCACTCAAGAAGGCCTATGTAA
- a CDS encoding PEP/pyruvate-binding domain-containing protein: MSPDGLDSKALLEESEALRRNLEETAVSSVQIHPRFRVLQDVVSDYRGLRKAVDTLLFELHHPFRNWKLILSELRGFALKNLDSYRRHPRGPEAVSLIIEVFLEAMTTARRREIQSQALECILTYMEKVVQTCLRPHPGPFATVVEESLVRLRRLPRAQKELLARSYHPLKRMGMELLSRKADQACLDSLSELLRELLQITYLEWLQEEDPVEWFRKEFAQEPPSGPLGELMGELSHKALKENLSLLESLDNNLDPAQRAEKLLRMPGHLELVRMYKELPESMAAMDLPLKAEDSLRDGKILLLFKIMNTPRLSEIHEETLRDIQRSLTGMIRKEAPERLESFLLKTFALLKENVVHYPRTALQCIHAIGQEVFQKGQSRLVEVFLEEVVRFGFQPPEVTGVDTEWQWICNPNHLLNIRIWLDLICIQPKWCTTLLSALIINLKLAGTCIRDTDLFQKDISKLLNSDIAPLYNLVKQLTKLIPAFFNEIGAEGLLRDVSTDMDEIHRRRDPLIHFLRKQSHVESSNLIVEFVEEIFRYWITLDKSGLSRFLPEEVFQQLDTQSPMVLEPHKVIHAVFRDQNLQEVSDLLDLPEEELARSVSRVEGVSDVERERVRLLVRMYRLVYQKYYLGFQEIRYHLSQAAAHGFTGLDKLQAVLDRDEPEECLDALLSYLEKLKEVILSPETYEVTEDIYHKRHIAADIPSMYGRYHERKFDALGLSFRLENLANLYFERLIESVNLSLITRAVFFRIVRCIRLFIRAMQIDGISSQRLDAQFKLLEKSLEIRRFTYTQYLDILRGLSEGVKDILNVYYADVHKDNLTVVISSLGRKHILPTYVGYAAEQDEEAFVHRISERFLRDLVSSTFGLQYLDNFLTKIHQTLALQKETLSEEDLDLLMTYDPDKVVSPIHMAKELTRDSIHLGSKGYNLVVLAEAGVKVPPGFIITTEVSRCHPIVLRFPHAHEDFLAQVKSEIREMEEATGKRFGDPTRPLLVSVRSGATISMPGMMDTLLNVGINQEVAQGLASSSGNPWFAWDNYRRFLQSWGMSFGMEREAFNEIMREWKATCGVEKKRQFTGDQMRQMALAYRKALEERNIVIQEDPWEQLETAIHRVIYSWDSGKARDYREIMGISDDWGTAVIVQAMVFGNLGPDAGSGVLFTANPTKRMRRVVLWGDYTAMNQGEDIVAGLVTTYPISREQREESGRHGEPTLEEEFPEIYKALEGISKMLVYDKGWNPQEIEFTFEGPQPESLYILQTRDMVTMRRSETMPVFVASADLHEHYLGKGTGVSGGALSGRAVFTLEEIQRWRNKEPQTPLILIRSDTVPDDIKEISLSDGLLTAKGGQTSHAAIVALRLGKTCVVGTGGLRLLSERGPCKIHDVIIREGDFLSIDGRGGSIYLGRHPVEHKTLGSSGESMHMGR; the protein is encoded by the coding sequence ATGAGTCCCGATGGTTTGGATTCAAAAGCGCTCTTGGAGGAATCTGAGGCGCTCAGGCGAAATCTGGAGGAGACCGCCGTCTCAAGTGTACAGATTCATCCCAGGTTCAGGGTGCTTCAGGATGTGGTGTCCGATTACAGGGGTCTTCGCAAGGCTGTGGACACTTTGCTCTTTGAACTCCACCACCCCTTCCGCAACTGGAAGCTGATCCTGTCGGAGCTGAGGGGCTTTGCACTAAAAAATTTGGACTCTTACAGGCGCCATCCCAGAGGACCTGAGGCAGTAAGCCTCATCATAGAGGTCTTCCTGGAGGCCATGACCACGGCCAGAAGGAGGGAGATCCAGTCTCAGGCCTTGGAGTGCATTCTGACTTACATGGAAAAGGTGGTTCAAACTTGCCTGAGGCCTCATCCAGGACCTTTTGCCACAGTTGTGGAAGAGAGCCTGGTGCGACTGAGGAGGCTCCCCAGGGCCCAGAAGGAGCTCCTGGCCAGGAGTTACCATCCGCTCAAGAGAATGGGTATGGAGCTTCTTTCGCGTAAAGCTGACCAAGCATGCCTGGACTCATTGAGTGAGCTTCTAAGGGAGCTTCTCCAAATAACTTATCTGGAATGGCTTCAAGAGGAGGATCCTGTTGAATGGTTCAGGAAGGAATTTGCCCAGGAGCCTCCTTCAGGCCCTCTGGGAGAACTCATGGGGGAGCTATCACACAAGGCCCTCAAAGAGAACCTCAGTCTTCTGGAAAGCTTGGACAATAACTTGGATCCTGCCCAGCGAGCGGAAAAGCTCTTGAGGATGCCCGGGCACCTGGAACTGGTTCGAATGTACAAGGAGCTTCCAGAGAGCATGGCAGCCATGGACCTGCCTTTAAAGGCCGAAGATTCTCTCAGGGACGGCAAGATCCTGTTGCTCTTCAAGATAATGAATACGCCCAGGCTTTCGGAGATCCATGAGGAGACACTAAGGGATATTCAGCGCTCCCTCACGGGGATGATCAGGAAGGAAGCCCCCGAGAGGCTGGAATCATTTCTCTTGAAGACCTTTGCTCTTCTCAAGGAAAACGTTGTTCACTATCCGCGCACGGCGCTTCAGTGCATTCACGCCATAGGCCAGGAAGTCTTTCAAAAGGGACAGTCCAGACTGGTGGAGGTCTTTCTGGAGGAGGTGGTGCGTTTCGGGTTCCAGCCTCCAGAGGTCACAGGGGTGGACACAGAATGGCAGTGGATTTGCAACCCCAACCATCTTCTTAACATCCGCATCTGGTTGGATCTGATCTGTATTCAGCCCAAGTGGTGCACAACCCTGCTGTCTGCTCTCATAATAAACCTCAAGCTGGCCGGCACCTGTATAAGGGACACGGACCTTTTCCAAAAAGACATAAGCAAGCTTTTGAACAGCGACATAGCTCCTCTTTACAACCTGGTCAAGCAACTCACCAAGTTGATCCCGGCCTTTTTCAATGAAATAGGAGCCGAGGGGCTGCTAAGGGATGTTTCCACGGACATGGACGAGATCCACAGGAGGCGGGATCCCTTGATTCATTTCCTCAGGAAGCAAAGTCATGTGGAGAGCAGCAACCTCATAGTAGAATTCGTGGAGGAGATCTTCCGCTACTGGATTACCTTGGACAAGTCAGGGCTTTCCCGTTTCCTGCCTGAGGAAGTCTTTCAACAACTGGACACTCAAAGCCCCATGGTTTTGGAACCCCACAAGGTGATCCATGCGGTCTTCCGGGATCAGAATCTGCAGGAAGTGAGCGATCTGCTGGATCTGCCCGAGGAAGAACTTGCCCGTTCGGTCTCCAGGGTGGAAGGGGTCAGCGATGTTGAAAGGGAGAGGGTGAGACTTCTGGTAAGGATGTACAGGCTGGTGTACCAGAAGTACTACCTTGGGTTTCAAGAGATCCGGTATCACCTGTCCCAGGCGGCTGCCCACGGTTTCACAGGTCTTGACAAGCTTCAGGCTGTTTTGGATCGAGATGAGCCCGAAGAGTGTCTGGACGCCCTTCTGAGCTACCTGGAGAAGCTCAAAGAGGTGATCCTCTCTCCTGAAACTTACGAGGTCACAGAGGATATCTACCACAAAAGACACATCGCCGCAGATATCCCTTCCATGTACGGCCGTTATCATGAGAGGAAGTTCGACGCCCTGGGCCTCTCTTTCAGGCTGGAGAACCTGGCGAATCTCTATTTTGAGAGGCTCATAGAATCAGTAAACCTTTCTCTTATAACCAGGGCCGTGTTTTTTAGGATAGTCAGATGCATCAGGCTGTTCATCAGAGCAATGCAGATAGACGGCATATCCTCCCAAAGGCTTGACGCCCAGTTCAAGCTTCTGGAGAAGTCCCTTGAGATAAGAAGGTTCACCTATACTCAGTACCTGGACATCCTTAGGGGACTTTCAGAAGGCGTCAAAGACATACTCAATGTCTATTACGCCGATGTGCACAAGGATAACTTGACCGTGGTCATAAGCTCCCTGGGTAGAAAGCACATCCTGCCCACCTATGTGGGATACGCGGCCGAGCAGGACGAGGAAGCCTTTGTTCACCGCATCTCAGAGCGCTTCCTGAGAGATCTGGTCTCTAGCACCTTCGGACTCCAGTACCTGGACAACTTCCTTACCAAGATCCACCAGACCCTGGCCCTCCAGAAAGAGACCCTCTCGGAGGAGGATCTGGATTTACTCATGACTTATGATCCTGACAAGGTTGTATCCCCCATTCATATGGCCAAGGAACTGACCAGGGATTCCATTCATCTGGGTTCCAAAGGTTACAACCTGGTGGTCCTGGCAGAGGCCGGAGTCAAGGTGCCCCCAGGCTTCATCATCACCACCGAGGTCTCCCGCTGTCATCCCATTGTGCTTAGGTTCCCACATGCCCACGAAGACTTCCTGGCTCAGGTGAAATCAGAGATCAGGGAGATGGAGGAGGCCACCGGAAAGCGCTTTGGAGATCCCACTAGGCCCCTTCTGGTCTCGGTGAGAAGCGGGGCCACCATCTCCATGCCAGGGATGATGGACACACTGCTAAATGTCGGCATAAACCAGGAGGTGGCCCAGGGCTTGGCTTCATCCTCTGGGAACCCCTGGTTTGCCTGGGATAACTACAGGAGGTTCCTGCAGTCTTGGGGCATGTCCTTTGGCATGGAAAGGGAGGCCTTCAACGAGATCATGAGGGAGTGGAAGGCCACCTGCGGGGTGGAAAAGAAACGCCAGTTCACAGGGGATCAGATGCGCCAGATGGCCCTGGCGTACAGGAAAGCCCTGGAGGAAAGAAACATAGTGATCCAGGAAGATCCATGGGAACAGTTGGAGACGGCCATACACAGGGTCATTTACTCCTGGGACTCGGGCAAGGCCAGGGATTACAGAGAAATCATGGGCATCTCCGATGATTGGGGTACTGCCGTGATAGTGCAGGCCATGGTATTCGGGAATCTGGGCCCTGATGCCGGCAGTGGGGTTCTCTTTACCGCAAATCCCACCAAGCGCATGCGTCGTGTGGTGCTCTGGGGTGACTACACGGCCATGAATCAGGGCGAGGACATAGTGGCAGGGCTGGTCACCACCTATCCCATTTCCAGGGAGCAGAGGGAGGAATCAGGTCGACACGGCGAGCCCACACTGGAGGAGGAATTTCCGGAAATCTACAAGGCCCTGGAAGGGATTTCCAAGATGCTGGTTTACGACAAGGGATGGAATCCACAGGAGATCGAGTTCACCTTCGAAGGGCCTCAACCCGAGAGCCTTTACATCCTGCAGACCAGAGACATGGTGACCATGAGGCGCAGTGAAACAATGCCTGTGTTCGTGGCCTCGGCTGATCTTCATGAGCACTACCTGGGCAAGGGCACAGGGGTAAGCGGAGGTGCGCTCTCTGGCAGGGCTGTATTCACCCTGGAGGAAATACAGCGCTGGAGAAACAAGGAGCCTCAGACTCCCTTGATTCTTATTCGTTCGGATACTGTGCCCGATGACATAAAGGAGATATCTCTCAGCGATGGACTGCTTACTGCCAAGGGCGGCCAGACCTCCCATGCGGCCATAGTGGCCCTAAGACTGGGCAAGACCTGCGTGGTAGGCACCGGAGGACTCCGACTTTTGAGCGAGAGAGGTCCTTGCAAGATTCATGACGTGATAATCAGGGAGGGGGACTTTCTGAGCATAGACGGCCGGGGAGGCTCCATCTACCTGGGGCGCCATCCTGTGGAGCACAAGACCCTTGGGTCATCAGGGGAATCAATGCACATGGGGAGGTGA
- a CDS encoding glyceraldehyde 3-phosphate dehydrogenase NAD-binding domain-containing protein has protein sequence MPLGINGLGRIGKLTLWHHVARRSFQELVVNVGREAGKGLEDIADYVLRDSTYGSLDRFLFGYRGGRVIEELDEAQGSMKVNGVKVKVLMQSRNPREIPWRENKVSLVVDCTGAFTDPTAPAEAPKGSLRGHLEAGAQKVILSAPFKIKDKSVVMPEDAVTTIQGINENDYLVGRHRIISAASCTTTCLAFMMRPILDHFGAGPLLTASMVTVHAATGSQEVLDRLPDAKAKDLRKNRSTFNNIILTTTGAAEALRLVIPEMREVGFMAESVRIPTSTGSLVILVLNIQEEDASTPIRRDLINSIYRKAAEGYLSPYLSYTEKQNVSADVIGTAAAAIIEGKETHTRTANLRVNLRKICAVPQESLKGLETATLEVPVTQVVVYGWYDNELGSYTNMLGELTIGVAKSIL, from the coding sequence ATGCCGCTAGGCATAAACGGGCTGGGCAGGATAGGGAAACTCACCCTGTGGCATCATGTGGCCAGGCGCTCTTTTCAGGAGCTGGTGGTTAATGTGGGTCGGGAGGCAGGAAAGGGGCTGGAGGACATAGCCGACTACGTGCTAAGAGACAGCACATACGGAAGCCTGGACAGGTTTCTCTTTGGATACAGGGGGGGGCGGGTCATAGAGGAGCTGGATGAGGCTCAAGGTAGTATGAAAGTAAACGGTGTGAAGGTTAAGGTGCTGATGCAGAGCCGAAACCCCAGAGAGATCCCGTGGAGGGAGAACAAGGTTTCGCTGGTGGTGGATTGCACCGGAGCCTTTACAGATCCAACGGCTCCTGCGGAAGCTCCCAAGGGAAGCCTGAGGGGACACCTGGAGGCAGGAGCCCAGAAGGTGATTCTATCAGCACCTTTTAAGATCAAAGACAAGTCCGTGGTCATGCCGGAGGATGCGGTGACAACCATCCAGGGCATAAACGAGAATGATTACCTAGTGGGACGCCACCGCATCATCTCTGCAGCCTCATGCACCACAACCTGTCTGGCCTTCATGATGAGGCCCATTTTGGACCATTTCGGAGCAGGACCCCTGTTGACCGCCTCCATGGTCACGGTGCACGCGGCAACGGGCAGCCAGGAAGTGCTGGACAGGCTACCGGATGCCAAGGCCAAGGATCTGCGCAAGAACAGGAGCACATTTAACAACATCATTCTCACCACAACCGGGGCTGCAGAAGCCTTGAGGCTGGTCATTCCGGAGATGCGCGAGGTGGGCTTCATGGCTGAGTCTGTGCGAATTCCCACCAGCACCGGATCCTTGGTGATCCTGGTGTTAAACATACAGGAGGAAGATGCCTCAACGCCCATAAGGAGAGACTTGATAAACTCCATCTACCGCAAGGCTGCCGAGGGCTATCTGAGCCCATACCTGTCCTACACTGAAAAACAGAATGTCTCGGCAGATGTCATCGGTACAGCTGCGGCAGCCATCATCGAGGGGAAGGAAACTCACACCCGCACGGCCAATCTTCGGGTGAATCTAAGAAAGATCTGTGCTGTGCCCCAGGAATCTCTGAAGGGACTTGAGACAGCGACCCTTGAGGTGCCTGTCACCCAGGTGGTGGTGTATGGTTGGTATGACAATGAGCTGGGATCTTATACCAACATGTTGGGAGAGCTCACCATAGGCGTGGCCAAGAGTATCCTGTGA
- a CDS encoding peptide-binding protein — translation MLVKRILMVTPVLVVGILLQSLVWVPTYQEQTRGNPRRLTQYITGSIGDASLLNPILAADSSSMELVGLIFEGLLDRDEELRFRGRLATHWDISEEAYFRLHKPPEGIKGSSHEETLAWLQKQLAQWPQVTKVELVLEQPRSIQVRMPHQPKSPPVEVQISPPPLIRITLKEVDQDFFEKLEPLLGENYFGSFDPKSYCSFPQDVDPGVQEQMAREILPAVEHNPVILFHLREGVFFHDGMPVTSKDVKFTYEAIMDPANLSPRLSDFEPVLRVETPDEKTVRVVYKRLYSPALGTWSMGILPQHLLNQEALKKEALRRGMDVSNFGIRQSSFNRNPVGCGPFRFKQWKTDQFVILTRFEHYWEGPPNYQEYIFRVVPDLVTQEMEFYAGTLDSYAVQPHQVDRLARDARFQAFSGIAFGYTYIGYNLRREPFNDVRVRKALGMAVDVEKILKYVLHGQAERITGPFPKQTDYYDPSIPPLPYDPDGALRLLEEAGWRKDSSGRLSKNGQPMRFTLITNSGNDLRKAILAITQDSWRQLGIEVRTDMVEWAVFINERINKRDFDAVVLGWSMGIDPDLYQIWHSSQTGPHQLNFVGFQNPEADELIVRIRQEYRHEEQVRLCRRLHEIIANEQPYTFLYVTRWTAVLDKRIVIMDRDQEGNPIYRRITPTRTGNYAFHFNKWVKLPQVPVLEMQ, via the coding sequence ATGCTCGTAAAAAGGATCTTGATGGTGACTCCAGTGCTGGTGGTGGGGATTCTCTTGCAGTCCCTTGTTTGGGTGCCTACGTACCAGGAGCAGACAAGGGGAAATCCCAGGAGGCTCACCCAGTACATAACTGGTTCCATAGGGGACGCCAGCCTTCTGAATCCCATTTTGGCAGCCGACAGCTCCAGCATGGAGCTGGTGGGCCTCATCTTCGAAGGTCTCTTGGACAGGGACGAGGAGTTGAGGTTCAGAGGCCGCCTAGCCACCCACTGGGACATCAGCGAGGAGGCCTACTTCAGGCTTCACAAGCCCCCTGAAGGAATCAAGGGCAGCTCCCATGAGGAAACACTGGCATGGCTCCAAAAGCAGCTGGCCCAGTGGCCTCAGGTGACAAAGGTGGAGCTGGTCTTAGAACAACCCCGTTCCATCCAGGTGAGGATGCCCCATCAACCAAAGTCGCCTCCGGTGGAGGTGCAGATTTCACCACCACCTCTGATAAGAATAACCCTCAAAGAGGTGGACCAGGACTTCTTTGAAAAACTAGAGCCTCTCTTAGGAGAGAACTACTTCGGCTCTTTCGATCCCAAATCCTATTGCTCCTTCCCCCAGGATGTAGATCCCGGGGTGCAGGAGCAGATGGCGCGTGAGATACTGCCGGCAGTGGAACACAACCCCGTAATACTCTTTCATCTCAGAGAGGGGGTCTTCTTTCATGACGGAATGCCTGTGACCTCCAAAGATGTGAAGTTCACATACGAAGCCATAATGGATCCGGCCAACCTCTCCCCCAGGCTGTCAGATTTCGAGCCTGTTCTTAGGGTGGAGACCCCGGATGAGAAGACCGTAAGGGTAGTTTATAAGAGGCTCTACTCGCCAGCTCTGGGCACATGGAGCATGGGGATCCTGCCTCAGCACCTTCTCAACCAGGAAGCCTTGAAGAAAGAGGCGCTAAGAAGAGGCATGGATGTTTCCAACTTTGGGATAAGACAGAGCAGTTTCAACAGGAACCCCGTGGGATGCGGGCCCTTCAGGTTCAAGCAATGGAAAACAGACCAATTCGTGATCCTGACCCGCTTCGAGCATTACTGGGAAGGCCCGCCCAATTACCAGGAATACATATTCCGCGTGGTGCCTGATCTGGTCACCCAGGAGATGGAGTTCTATGCAGGCACCCTGGACTCATACGCCGTGCAGCCACACCAGGTGGACAGGCTGGCAAGGGATGCCAGATTTCAGGCCTTCTCGGGGATTGCTTTCGGTTACACCTACATCGGTTACAACCTCAGGAGGGAACCTTTCAACGATGTCAGGGTAAGGAAGGCCCTGGGTATGGCAGTGGATGTAGAGAAGATCCTGAAATACGTTCTGCACGGCCAGGCAGAGAGGATCACAGGTCCTTTTCCCAAACAGACAGACTACTATGACCCCAGCATACCTCCTTTGCCTTACGACCCAGACGGGGCGTTGCGTCTTCTGGAGGAGGCCGGATGGCGCAAGGACAGCTCAGGCCGGCTCTCCAAGAATGGCCAGCCCATGCGTTTCACCCTCATAACCAACAGCGGCAATGACCTGCGCAAGGCCATCCTGGCCATAACACAAGACTCCTGGCGTCAACTGGGCATAGAGGTTCGTACCGACATGGTGGAGTGGGCGGTCTTCATAAACGAGCGCATAAACAAGAGGGACTTTGATGCTGTGGTGTTGGGCTGGTCCATGGGCATAGATCCGGACCTTTACCAGATATGGCATTCCAGCCAGACAGGTCCACACCAGTTGAACTTCGTTGGCTTTCAGAACCCTGAGGCAGATGAGCTCATAGTAAGGATAAGGCAGGAATACAGGCATGAGGAACAGGTGAGACTCTGCAGAAGACTCCATGAAATAATAGCCAATGAGCAGCCTTACACCTTTCTTTACGTGACCCGATGGACCGCAGTGCTGGACAAAAGGATAGTCATAATGGATAGGGATCAGGAAGGAAATCCCATTTACAGGAGGATCACACCCACCAGAACCGGAAACTACGCTTTTCACTTCAACAAATGGGTGAAGCTCCCACAGGTGCCGGTCTTGGAGATGCAATGA